One Styela clava chromosome 4, kaStyClav1.hap1.2, whole genome shotgun sequence genomic window, ACATCTAATTGGCCTGTTACTTGGTGTCAAAGTTCGAAACGTCTTTAGGCCTCATTATTCCGTATTGTCTGGTTTTCACTTCATATTGCTTAAGTTTTTATAGCGTCTGTACAATATTTGTTGTAGAATTTTACCACCGTGGTAAATCGGTTAGCCTATGTCGACCTCTTTGAGCAGGTGATGAAACCCATTTTGCATTTTTGTCAAATGTAGCGATGAAGCGTAATAGTTTTTTACGAGGGTGTACCTCGTTACCACCCAGTCATTTGAAGAGTGTGACTAAGTTTGCTATTCGCGTAGTAGAAACACACTTTTGTACAAAATGAGAAAGTCCCGACCCACTTCTTAGgttgaaaatgtttatttataaAAGTAAGAGCCATGACGATGCGCTCTACAAACTTCTACGTACATAATGAATACATTTTGAGAGGTTTACGATTGCCGCAAAGTTTTGTTTTCGGTAGCCGCAAAGTACTTTTCAGTGATTGGATATCTTGCAGAAACTTGTTCATCAGTTCTATTTGCCGGCGATTACCTTGACCAGACATGATTTGAGGATAAAAACGAACTAtgagaaacaaaaaaattagtgaaaatagaaatataCACAGAAATGTGAGTCACCCTTATTATTAAGTGCCTCTTCAGTCCACGATCGATCTCGAGCACTCTCCTACTAACACTAGACTCCACCGATCCATTATAATCTTATAAATCCCAACAGAAAGGAAAACATTCATACATTAGTCATAATAAGACCCTAGATATGAACGATAATTCCATGTTTTACTTGTCTGACTACACGAATCGTTAACTAATAATATACGTTGGTATTATTGGtagaaaaatataaagaaaatttacGTCACTAATAGTAACATGCGTGGATAACGATTCTCAATAACGAAATATATATTGTCAATCGATGAAGTATGGCCATAGATTATTAAGATATAATACAAATTGACGCCGTGGGTGATATCGTATGACATGAACGCTAGTTCATTTTAACCGCTGGCGAATGTCGCTTTATAAAGTAACACGTATAACACTTGTCTGACATTCAGGTAAACATTACGAAATATTATTTCATGTTAtacaaattttgcaaaaaaaaatatctatgttttacaattattgaaatttaatttttggtaATTTTTACCCAAATATAGGCATTCACGGAGTGCCATCGATTAAGGAAAAGGTGGTTGTACGAAAATGTCGTACTAAATTTTATAATGACTCAATTGTCCAAATAAGGAGTAAAAAATATCCACTTACTAATATGGTGTTAAATTATGTCTCATTTTATTCATTAGCAAAGGAGTTTGTCACTTTGTAATCGCCTGAAGGCAAATTAAGTTTCATAACTGGCCTAGTTAACTTGTCATATTTCTGGTGACACACAGATGTAGTCATTTCACCTACTCGCAGATGTTTGCTTTTTGGATGAGATGTACTATATTGTTCAGAATTGGCACCTGGTCGATAAATCTTCCCATTAATCTGCTTTCATAAaacattttaacaaaaaaaatgaataatatctCGTACTACTCTTCACCACGGCGTCTTATTTACCGTTCCGTCCCGTTGACTGCGTAAGTACAGATTTTAGCGTACGACATCTGGAAGTAAATTTCCCTTCTTATCTACACTAGTCCAAGTATGGCCACTGAATGAAGGATCTAAATATAATTAAACTATATTCATTTCATTCCTGGTCAAGTACCAGTCTTATCAAATATAAGTGATTCTCAATTTATCAGCGACCCAATGAGGACTTTGCCGTTTGTGTTGTTCTATTTACTATTAAGAAGTCAAGCACTTGTTCTGTCTCGTAGAGAGAATGAATCTATTGGGATCTTAACAAATAAATCCCAtcatttatatgatatatttgtGAGAAATTCGATCTTGTTCACAGTGCTCTTTTGTGtgtgaaaatgatttttattgaaatggTTGGCCTTTTTATCACGGTTATCCCCGTGCATATAATTGACTGTGGGCAAAGATTATCTGCTCTCCTACAAATGCACTTGTGCGGTTTGGCGCATCTTGGCTGTATCTGTTGTGAtttcatatttacaaaaatGGTTTATGaagttattgtttatttattatacttatCTTTATCATTTCAGATCGTTCGCGAACAACTTCAGCAATGCACAATGAAGTTGAAACAGACGACAGGATTATTAGAATATTGCATTGAAGTCATGAAGGACAATGATCCAGCCCCGTTCTTGCAGGTTTGTGCACCCGTTTGTTACGTCATATTATGCTCCGTGTTATTCGCAAAGGCAGTTACGCAACTCATTTGATCGAGTATCCCAAACTTTACCGTTTTCCTTGTGGGTCATATGAATCGATAACTTTTCCAAGCTAGAACTAATAATATTAATTGGATTAAGGATAATTTACTAATGCTTATCGATTTTATTTCCGCATTCGTATCGGTACATATTTGGGTATATAGTTCATCCCGtttccaatatatatatggaaatggCATCTACGATTGTCGTTGACGACAAAGTAACAAGATTGAATACCAGAGAAAATTTTTGATCCATAGCGACATCAAGTGCATTTATAATGAAAAAGAGATTTGCCtgccttttttttaatatttccctgCAAAATTAAATCGAGTTACCTCATTTTACAGATATAAGAATGCAAGCGAAATGTTTTAATTTCCATAATATAAAATCACGATAATAATACCGATTTTAATACCACAGTGCATTTCGGCGAATTAAAATCTTCTACTCTCATAATCATATTTGTTTGTTCAGGTTTCATCCGGTTTAATCAAGCGAGTTTCGGCAACTGAACAACAATGGACAGAACACCATTTGGCTCCCAGAACAAAAAGTGAATTCGATTTTGATTTGGACGCCTCACCATTGTTGCAAGCCATTGAGGCTTTCAGCGTTACACATAGGCGAGGTAAGAATACACCAATCACACAAGTTTTTATTCATAGTATTTCTAGTGCGTTTCATAAAAAAAAGGCAGCAACTATATATAAGTATTCAAAGAATAATACCAAACAAATAGGAAAGCAAGGTGCGAAAGAACAATTGAAACTCAATTGTGTTTTTATGGATAAACATGTGCATGTGTTAAGTAATATCGTTCACCTGGTctttggaaatataaaaattttatggtGGACATgtcatttttttgtatatatatatatacgagtatATATAAATACTATTTTCAGTGCCTGAAAAACCCATCATCAAAGTAGCTGAATGTGCATCCAATAACAACACAGTTACATTATCGTGGGGAATTCACCCGACGAGCAGTGTGGAAGCCTTTGTTTTGGAATTAGATGATGGAGCAAGGGGACCATTTCGAGTAAGTTTTCAGATCAAAGAGTACCGCTGTTCGCGAATAGTCTCCAGCAAGAAATTAAAATGTATATTATTCCTCAGGATGTATATCACGGAAAACAAACCGCGTGTACAATCGACGGACTTCATTTCAACAGCATTTATCGCGCCCGTGTCAGTGCTTACAACAGAGCTGGTCGGAGCCCTTGCAGCGACGTTGTTCAACTTCAAACATCAGAAGGTAGGGGTTTGGTATATTTTGCttgtaattataataataagaagctCTTTACCAAATGCTCCTATAAATCATATAATTGCCGCCTAATTTTATTCGTGAAAtgttataatttttcattttttattccaataattaatgtttcaaaatattttatatgtttttcgTTTGTTTCCAGTTgccattttccatatggatccGGGACATTCACATCAAGATTTCAAGTTCACGAATAATTATTGCACCCTCaattgtaccaatatggagaacAAAGCATCCTTGGCTAACATAGGTTTTTCAAAGGTACGTTGCTATGTCAAGTTCGAACAACTACAATCCAAAAACTAAGCTTGCAAAAaggcgctccaaaagtatgtgcaccaagatggcgcacaacctgataaccctaacctggtacacatactatgttccggttgtgcgccatcttggtgcacatacttcggaagcaccgcaaaaaattgtcaaatcgACAAATATgtgtgacaattttttctttgACTATTCATTCATGTTTTATAACAAATAAAGATGAGTCCTAATTTCTCCCTTAATATTACTATGAGTTATAAGGgtttttcaatgtatttttgtttaaaaggGTGTGCATTATTGGGAGTACTCAGTCGACAGATATGACAGCTCGAACCCAGATGTTGTTGTCGGAATTGCGTATGCGAAAGTGGACAAAAATTGCATATTGGGAAAAGACAAGAACGCATGGTCAATGTACATAGATGCAACAAGAACGTGGTTTCTTCATAAGGGAGAGCATACAAATAGGTATGTCTTGAGTTAAATTGGATTTTTTTGTGTTGTGGTGTTAGTCGCTTAGGTATTAATATAACATGAATGTTAATTGATTTTAGATGTGAAGGAGGAATTGATGTTGGATCACGACTCGGAGTTTTGTTGGATTTGGACAAACAATTGTTAACTTTTTACGTCGACCAGAAACAACGAGGGGTTTCAATCTCTTTGGAAGACGAACTTGTAGATCCTAAAACTAACAGACCTAAAACGCGAGTGTTCTTTCCGGCAGCTAGTCTTGACAGACATGCACAGCTGACTCTTTGGACAGGTCAACACCACCCAACACAACCAAGACCAGGTTTATATCACAGTAAGAGTTTCACTGGTCCTACCAGATCGAATCCGTACAAAACCAGGATGGTTGGGAATCATTCGATTTGTACAAATGCCGAAAATGACTCGTTGAGAAACAGCAAAGCATCAAATTCCCCAACATCAACCTTGCAGAAGCGAAGTCAAAGCAGTGGGGATCTAAAAGGACAACAGCAGCCCCATCAAAGATTGTACAATTCCTTGCCATCTCAACCCGTTGTTAAAATGAAAGCTCCCGAAAGAAATTTTCACACATTAGAAAAGCAACCCAGCATCGCCGAACAGAATTCAGAAACAAATAATGTCGTAGAGAAAAAGCTTGTAAAGCCGGCAATTAAACGGAAACCTCCTCAATTAATGAATGGATATCAGCAAACTCGTGGAAGGCAACAAGCCAACAGAAAAAGTTCCTTTAAAGTTCCACCAGTCCCTCCAATAAGAAGAGGAAGTTCAAGCAGCAGCATAAATACCACAGGTAGTAGTAGCAAAAGCAATGACGAGGACACTGTAAGCAACGGCTCATTGAAAACTTTTCAATAAAAGACTGTCAACGTTTTTGTTTTCCTCGGCGTAGTTTTCGTTTTGCCTCTTGCTTTAAGCGCGAGATGACCTTGAGCGGCGCGGTACTGTGACTGCGACACACTTTTGGGCCGTAACTGTAATTCCCTTACGGTCAACTGAAGACTCTTTTCTCTGTCAAGCAAACATGACGTGGGAAATATATTAGACAGACATTGCAAGATCTGTAACATCTGTACAGCCGATGCGAAGAGTATACATACTAAAATGACAGCAATCTTGTTCAatcaaaataatgttttttgctGTTCAAATAAAGCGAGTTTCTGATCACACgaacttataaataatgtcgAGTTTTCAACTATGTTGCGATTCATGaaagccatatatatatatacgtacaGTGCGAGATTTTGATCCAGGCGTTACAATTCTTTTTTCTAATAACATGACATTCATCCACTACaaaatataagtaatatttttcGCAATTTTGATAAGAGATTCAAGCGCTAGCCTAGCTGAGCAGACTCGTGGTGTTGATGTAACGTAATGACTGGTTGCTATAGTCGTtggcaaaaataaattattgtcaCGCAAATTTGTAAGATCCTTTTTCACTTTTTAAACAGactcaaaattttaaatatgctTATATTCGAAACTCAATTACAGTTGTACTTATTAATTCATTATCACACATATTTCCTTGTACATAACAAAATGCACGTCTACTTTTCATTTGATATGGACATTATTCGTTAAAATAGCAATgtggataatattaaataaagtcACATTTTTGGTTTTATATTCTGTTCAATTCCAGACTTTGGGAAATACATAATGTTGTTAGACGATTCATACCTtgttccttttattttttgaactgACTTACAATTGTATCAAactattatttatcattttttgttttttttgtggctaataaataattatattgCAACTACTTGTTTTGTATAGCGTTGAATTCAGTGACTGACACTTTGATAACTTGTGTTAATGTTGGCTCagtaccatatatatatatatatatttatactatAAACCGAGATGGCGAACCTTTTAAATGAATAGATCAGTCGGTCATAGATATTTAATTAGTTacaaacttgctgttgcaattTGTCTTGCAAATTTTATAATCCACGGTTGGTATGGTGTTGTGTTGGCATACAGCATTTATATCAGGATTGAGGCAATTTCCGGTACTCGATTTTTAGAATATCATGTTCATgtgcaaaatttaaaatcatggTTTCGCATACCCATGAGTTACTGAAAGCCGTTAATGATGCTGCGGcaaatttgttttaatgatTATTAAAGAGTTCGAAAGGGAATTATACTCAGAGATAGTCGACTTGAGTCTATAAAATTAGTTTCCGGAGGGGCATTGCGTGCGGGATAATAATAAactgcaaagtagcatctaatTCTCGCATCTCGTGTTTCATACACTCCCAAAACGAAACCCAGTACAAGACGTTGCAAGATATGAATAGGTCGActgtattgttatgtcataaacgatgtaaCTGCATTTTTGCTAGCCTCCTCAAAGAAGATTTTCATGTCGACATACAGGGCGTCTAAAATGGAGGATTTTAAAAATTACTATACCGCGGCTAGGAAAGTTTCTGCTGTGGCCTTTGAAGCATTCGCCGCGATTGAAACGCTCGTTGAAAATGGTCGCGTTTTTCTTGcttttgaaaatgtaaaatccacGGGCGGTAATAACTTCTAAAATGTCTTGCCATATTAATCGCATTCAACGTAAATGATCGACGACGCTAATATATAACGATTTTATCCCATCTACGATCCCGAGGAATACAATTCATTCGGATAGATAGAATATAAAATTCATTACATATACATTATAATGTAGATTGCATTTCATCATGATCCGGAATTAAATCGTGGCGAATAATTTAACAGAGTTTGTTTATACCTTACAATAGGTGAAAGGGAACATTGGGTGCGAAGTAAACGTTTTCCATCTATCGTTTTTGTTGCGTAATGTTAGAACGAAGTTCATAATGTCTCAGAAGTCGGCTTTCGATATAGCTTCCTGTATTACAACAATGTTTTCCCCTTGCACCGACTTAAACGTTGCAAATTACTTCATTGGAATGTTATTACTACTTTAGCTCAAATTCATTTCCAAAATACCCATCCCTAAGAATCTTCATTTACTATTtcggtatttttttatttgggaTCCGAGCCGACAATGTTAGTGGAGCATATCATACATCATAAATGCGTACATAGGACGTGAGTGCATGAATTTTCCAACCAAAAGATTCGCGAATGTGGGCTTGCCCAACGACAACACCTTCATATCACAGATAAcgcggtcttactacttactgaatacagcgcgaaacaccgtaaagagcgcaaaacagtgtggaaatagcgcaaaacagagggaaacagtgtgaagcggaaaaaaaattttgcaacgagttcggggcaccttgt contains:
- the LOC120327170 gene encoding E3 ubiquitin-protein ligase TRIM9-like, translated to MKVNFAMEDELKCPVCHKLFVDPVILPCTHNLCSECAETLKSKNGTVCDLSPEVFGRSVDFDKVSLRSEAVFSDADSGYSAGSLRSNSSDQGRTISLSSINTNNPQQPSSPIAASPNSQGIHLPCLPESISCLTCPICQRTVFLDDRGVEGLTQNTLMHNIIKKFETRNGTHESSGVTKNSAEWALQSSNQNSLPKGGSIQGHTFQGNTPIIPNKEQLHCEMCDINSLQPASVRCEQCQVRYCSTCQRRFHPARGPLASHTITRLVQGNGIMRQNSSSSSASNGKTHTSPVKKRSQSVPPPKTDGANGKQNGIKLDPCHFHVVENMSMYCEECQVPLCYQCLEDGRHPSHDVKAIGSTYKTHKADLSRQMSALSNKARLAKDLVMHLRSVQDEIQKNSIDFESRAVAQCNALVEAINHKKQELIQRVTAEKEVKCKIVREQLQQCTMKLKQTTGLLEYCIEVMKDNDPAPFLQVSSGLIKRVSATEQQWTEHHLAPRTKSEFDFDLDASPLLQAIEAFSVTHRRVPEKPIIKVAECASNNNTVTLSWGIHPTSSVEAFVLELDDGARGPFRDVYHGKQTACTIDGLHFNSIYRARVSAYNRAGRSPCSDVVQLQTSEVAIFHMDPGHSHQDFKFTNNYCTLNCTNMENKASLANIGFSKGVHYWEYSVDRYDSSNPDVVVGIAYAKVDKNCILGKDKNAWSMYIDATRTWFLHKGEHTNRCEGGIDVGSRLGVLLDLDKQLLTFYVDQKQRGVSISLEDELVDPKTNRPKTRVFFPAASLDRHAQLTLWTGQHHPTQPRPGLYHSKSFTGPTRSNPYKTRMVGNHSICTNAENDSLRNSKASNSPTSTLQKRSQSSGDLKGQQQPHQRLYNSLPSQPVVKMKAPERNFHTLEKQPSIAEQNSETNNVVEKKLVKPAIKRKPPQLMNGYQQTRGRQQANRKSSFKVPPVPPIRRGSSSSSINTTGSSSKSNDEDTVSNGSLKTFQ